In Beutenbergia cavernae DSM 12333, the DNA window AGCGCGGCCGGCCCCACCTCGCCGAGCTGCCGTCGGGCGACGCCGACGATGTCGTCGACCATCGCCTCGCGGGCCGCAGCGCGCGGGGTCCGACGGCGGCCCGCGCCACCCGCGTCCGGCTCCTCGGGCGGTCTCCGGTCCTCCCGCGTCGTCATCCGCCGCTCCTCCCGGTCGAAAGTGTGAACAGTGTTCTTGACATCTCGCCACCCGCTGGTGAACGATGTTCTCACAAGAGAACACTGTTCACGAAACGGAGAAGTCCCATGGCACGCTTTCTCATCCTCGGCGCCGGCCCGATCGGCGCGACCACCGCCCGCACCGTCGTCGACGACGGTCACGACGTCACGGTCGTGACCCGATCCGGCTCCGGGCCAGACCACCCGCGGATCACCCGCGTCGCGATGGACGTCGCCACCGGGCCGCTGCGCGACGTCGCGACCGGGCACGACGTCGTCGTCAACGCGCTGAACCTCCCGTACGCCGACTGGGCCGAGGGGTGGCCGCCGCTCCACGCGGCGATCATCGACGCCGCCGCGGCCGCCGGCGCGGACCTCGTGACCGTCGGGAACCTCTACCTGTACCCGGCGGGGACGAACCCGATGACCGAGCGGTCGCCGATCGACCCACCGACCCGCAAGGGGCGGATCCGCGGGCGGATGTGGCACGAGATGCTCGCCGCCCAGTCCTCCGGGCGCGTGCGGGTGACGGAGGTCCGCGCGTCCGACTACGTGGGCGGCCAGGTCACCGGCCACCTGACGGCCCACGCCGGGCCGCGGCTCGTCGACCCCGTGCTGCAGGGCCGCGTCGCGCGCGTGATCGGCGATCCCGACGCCGTGCACACCTGGACGGCGATCGGCGACATCGCCCGCGCCGTCGCGACGATCGCCCTCGACGACCGCGCCTGGGGTCGCGCGTGGCACGTGCCGAGCGCGCCCGCTCGCTCCATCCGCGAGGTCGCGCAGGACGTGGCGGCCGCCGGCGGCGCCCTGCCCGCACGAGTGCGGCGCCTCCCACGGCTCGCGATGCGCGCCGCCGGCGTCGTCCAGCCGCAGCTGCGCGAGGTCCTCGAGATGACGTACCAGTTCGACGCGCCGTTCGTCGCCGACCACGCGGAGACCGCCGCGACGTTCGGGCTGACGCCGACGCCGTGGGAGACGACGATCGACGACGTCGCCCGGGCCGGGCTCGGGCGGCTCGGGCAGGGTACGGCCGCCAAGCCGGCCGTCGCGAAGCCCGTCTGAGCGCTGCCTACGCGGGGGAGGCCGCCGTCGGCTGCGAGAGCGCCTCACGGAGCACGTCGAGGCCGACGGAGCCGACGTCGAGCGCGCGGCGGTGGAACGCCCGCAGGTCGAACGCGTCCCCGGCGACGGCTCGGGCGTCGTCGCGGATCTGCTCCCAGAGGCGCTGGCCGACCTTGTACGCGGGCGCCTGCCCGGGCCACCCGAGGTAGCGGTCGAGCTCGAACCGCAGGAAGCCCTCGGCCATGTTCGCGTTGGCGTCGAGGAACGTCCAGGCCTTCTCCGCGTCCCACGTGCCGCCGCCCCACGCCGACGGGCACGGCTTGCCCAGGTGCACGCCGATGTCGAGCACCACGCGCGCCGCGCGGAGGCGCTGGCCGTCGAGCATGCCCATCCGGTCGGCCGGGTCGTCGAGGAAGCCGAGGTCGGCCATCAGCCGCTCCGCGTACAGCGCCCAGCCCTCGCCGTGCCCGCTGACCCAGCACAGCTGGCGGCGCCAGGTGTTGAGCAGCGCCGAGCGGTACACCGTCTGGCCGATCTGCAGGTGGTGGCCGGGAACGCCCTCGTGGTACACGGTCGTGCGCTCGCGCCACGTGCCGAACTCGGTGACGCCCTCGGGCACCGCCCACCACATGCGCCCGGGCCGCGAGAAGTCGTTCGTCGGCCCGGTGTAGTAGATCCCGCCGGACTGGGTCGGCGCGATCATGCACTCCAGACGCCGCACGGGTTCGGGGATGTCGAACTGCGTGTCCGCGAGCGCGGCGACGGCGGCGTCGGACGTGGTCTGCATCCACTCCCGCAGCGCGTCGGTGCCGTGCAGCTGCCGAGCGGGGTCGGCGTCGAGCCTGGCCATCGCCTCCTCGGGTGAGGTGCCGGATCCGTACAGCTCGGCGGCGACTGCGTCCTGCTCGGCGACGATGCGGGCGAGCTCCTCGAGGCCCCACTCGTACGTCTCGTCGAGGTCGACCTGCGCGCCGAGGAACGTCCGGGAGAACCGCTCGTACCGCTCGCGGCCGACGGCGTCCGCCTCGGGCGCGCGGGGCGCGAGCTCGTCGCGCAGGAACGTCGCGAGCTCGCCGTACGCGCCGCGCGCTGCGTCCGCCCCGGCCACCAGGGCTGCGGCGTCGCCGGCCTGGGCGCCGCGCTCGGCGAGCTGCGCCCAGAAGCTGTCGTCGCCCGCGAGCTCCTCGGCCTGCGCGATGCACGCGGCGACCTGCCGGGTCGCCGCGACGAGCCCGGTGGCCGCTCCTTCGCGCAGCGACTCCGTGAAGCCGTCGATCGCCGCCGGCACGTTCGCCATGCGGGCGGCGATCGTGGCCCAGTCCTCGGCCGTGTCCGTGGGCATGAGGTCGAAGATCTCGCGGATCCCCTGCAGCGGCGACGAGATGACGTTGAGGTTCGACAGGTCCTCGCCGGCGTCGTACAGCTCACCCTCGAGCCCCAGACGTTCGCGCATGGCCGCCTGCGTGACGGTGTCGACCTCGTCGATCGCGGCGATGCCGGCGAGCCTCCCGAGGACGGCGGTGCGCTCCGCGTCCTGCGTGGCGAGCCCGGCCGGTGAGAAGTCGTCGAGCTCCGACTGGTCGCCCGGCAGGCCGACGTACGTCCGCAGCATCGGGCTCAGGCGCCCGAGCGTGGTGACGTAGTCCTCGGCGACGGCGTCGGTGGGGGTGCTGGCGCGTTCTGCTGTGGTCACGACCGCGAGCCTACGACGCCGGCGCGGGCTACCGGGTGCCAATCCGCTGGGGTAGCGTCGTCACTCGAACCGATTCGACGCCGTCGCGCGTCAGCCTCCCTTCCCGAACGGAGCCCCATCGATGACGCTGCCCGAGCCCTCACCCCTTCGCGTGACCGTGTGGGGCGAGAACGTCCACGAACGGCGTGACGAGCAGGTCCGGGCGATCTATCCCGACGGGATGCACACCGTGGTCGCCGACGCGATCCGTGAGCACCTCGGCGACGCCGTCGTCGTCCGGACAGCGACTCTCGAGGAGCCCGAGAACGGGCTCACCGAGGAGGTCCTCGCCTCCACCGACGTGCTCACCTGGTGGGGTCATGCCGCGCACGACGACGTGAGCGACGCCGTCGCCCAGCGCGTGCAGGAGCACGTGCTGTCGGGGATGGG includes these proteins:
- a CDS encoding NAD-dependent epimerase/dehydratase family protein translates to MARFLILGAGPIGATTARTVVDDGHDVTVVTRSGSGPDHPRITRVAMDVATGPLRDVATGHDVVVNALNLPYADWAEGWPPLHAAIIDAAAAAGADLVTVGNLYLYPAGTNPMTERSPIDPPTRKGRIRGRMWHEMLAAQSSGRVRVTEVRASDYVGGQVTGHLTAHAGPRLVDPVLQGRVARVIGDPDAVHTWTAIGDIARAVATIALDDRAWGRAWHVPSAPARSIREVAQDVAAAGGALPARVRRLPRLAMRAAGVVQPQLREVLEMTYQFDAPFVADHAETAATFGLTPTPWETTIDDVARAGLGRLGQGTAAKPAVAKPV
- a CDS encoding DUF885 domain-containing protein; protein product: MTTAERASTPTDAVAEDYVTTLGRLSPMLRTYVGLPGDQSELDDFSPAGLATQDAERTAVLGRLAGIAAIDEVDTVTQAAMRERLGLEGELYDAGEDLSNLNVISSPLQGIREIFDLMPTDTAEDWATIAARMANVPAAIDGFTESLREGAATGLVAATRQVAACIAQAEELAGDDSFWAQLAERGAQAGDAAALVAGADAARGAYGELATFLRDELAPRAPEADAVGRERYERFSRTFLGAQVDLDETYEWGLEELARIVAEQDAVAAELYGSGTSPEEAMARLDADPARQLHGTDALREWMQTTSDAAVAALADTQFDIPEPVRRLECMIAPTQSGGIYYTGPTNDFSRPGRMWWAVPEGVTEFGTWRERTTVYHEGVPGHHLQIGQTVYRSALLNTWRRQLCWVSGHGEGWALYAERLMADLGFLDDPADRMGMLDGQRLRAARVVLDIGVHLGKPCPSAWGGGTWDAEKAWTFLDANANMAEGFLRFELDRYLGWPGQAPAYKVGQRLWEQIRDDARAVAGDAFDLRAFHRRALDVGSVGLDVLREALSQPTAASPA